The following proteins come from a genomic window of Diorhabda carinulata isolate Delta chromosome X, icDioCari1.1, whole genome shotgun sequence:
- the LOC130901147 gene encoding histone-lysine N-methyltransferase MECOM-like isoform X2, whose protein sequence is MFSQGFLSASSTNISCYVTGSSELLVPGRVTAGCNIPQGSVTRPIDPASLVEQPDVQQISVKLSPLGTIELDEQFQSIWSSRIHWLRALRLSDDCHSFNLQLKLQYNNNVKNNPEQSPKLILCAVRPIEMGQELQLWFSEDVLAMVQMAFLTPANIQGQKKYVCNRCSTLYESPNPLKLHITLGCGKFSMSTLWQRLSFAVNESMKSVSREEPFDFQIYLKQQTFKQKNAIDLRKNTENRNPIDSKLYRPYQNEPSAFKPFKKGENPEKEYPKVPDPSLTSASAILPNCFELGQHAAYNDEAQIESLVSSLGKSRQGHICLYCGKCYSRKYGLKIHIRTHTGYKPLKCKFCNRPFGDPSNLNKHVRLHAEGNTPYKCDLCGKILVRRRDLERHLKSRHMLETHPDLNIIVDSPDAKNEASGEDTKSETN, encoded by the exons atgttttcacAAGGTTTTCTCAGTGCTTCTTCAACTAATATATCGTGTTACGTGACTGGTTCTTCAGAATTATTGGTACCTGGTAGAGTAACCGCTGGTTGTAATATACCGCAGGGATCGGTTACGAGGCCGATTGATCCCGCATCGCTGGTGGAGCAGCCTGACGTTCAGCAG ATTTCTGTAAAACTATCCCCGCTTGGTACAATCGAATTAGATGaacaatttcaaagtatttGGTCTTCGAGGATCCATTGGTTACGTGCGTTGCGTTTGTCCGATGATTGCCATTCGTTTAACCTCCAATTGAAactacaatataataataatgttaagAATAATCCGGAACAATctccaaaattaattttatgtgcTGTACGACCTATTGAAATGGGACAAGAATTACAACTGTGGTTTTCCGAAGATGTTCTGGCTATGGTACAGATGGCCTTCCTAACTCCGGCTAATATACAAG GTCAGAAGAAATACGTATGTAATAGATGTTCAACATTATATGAATCACCTAATCCCCTCAAACTGCATATAACATTAGGTTGCGGAAAATTTTCCATGTCTACACTTTGGCAACGATTATCGTTTGCCGTAAACGAATCTATGAAATCGGTTAGTAGAGAAGAGCCGTtcgattttcaaatttatttgaaacaacaaaCGTTTAAGCAAAAAAATGCGATCGATTTGAGAAAAAACACGGAAAATCGTAATCCAATCGACAGTAAATTGTATAGACCGTACCAAAACGAACCGAGCGCTTTCAAACCTTTTAAAAAGGGGGAAAATCCGGAAAAAGAATATCCaaag GTTCCAGATCCTTCTCTAACTTCCGCATCCGCAATACTCCCAAATTGCTTCGAATTGGGACAACATGCTGCTTATAATGACGAAGCTCAAATAGAAAGTTTGGTCAGTAGCCTGGGGAAATCTAGACAAGGCCATATTTGTCTTTATTGCGGAAAGTGTTATTCGAGAAAGTACggattgaaaattcatattaggACACATACGGGTTACAAACCGTTGAAATGCAAATTTTGTAATAGACCGTTCGGAGATCCCAGTAATCTTAACAAGCACGTCAGGTTACACGCCGAAGGGAATACGCCTTATAA GTGTGATTTGTGTGGAAAAATTCTAGTACGTAGACGAGATTTGGAAAGACATTTGAAATCTAGGCATATGTTAGAAACTCATCCTGATTTAAACATAATTGTTGATTCGCCTGATGCTAAAAATGAGGCCAGTGGGGAAGATACTAAATCAGAAACCaactaa
- the LOC130901147 gene encoding zinc finger protein 226-like isoform X1 codes for MFSQGFLSASSTNISCYVTGSSELLVPGRVTAGCNIPQGSVTRPIDPASLVEQPDVQQISVKLSPLGTIELDEQFQSIWSSRIHWLRALRLSDDCHSFNLQLKLQYNNNVKNNPEQSPKLILCAVRPIEMGQELQLWFSEDVLAMVQMAFLTPANIQGQKKYVCNRCSTLYESPNPLKLHITLGCGKFSMSTLWQRLSFAVNESMKSVSREEPFDFQIYLKQQTFKQKNAIDLRKNTENRNPIDSKLYRPYQNEPSAFKPFKKGENPEKEYPKVNKKMNILLSHCIQLISQVPDPSLTSASAILPNCFELGQHAAYNDEAQIESLVSSLGKSRQGHICLYCGKCYSRKYGLKIHIRTHTGYKPLKCKFCNRPFGDPSNLNKHVRLHAEGNTPYKCDLCGKILVRRRDLERHLKSRHMLETHPDLNIIVDSPDAKNEASGEDTKSETN; via the exons atgttttcacAAGGTTTTCTCAGTGCTTCTTCAACTAATATATCGTGTTACGTGACTGGTTCTTCAGAATTATTGGTACCTGGTAGAGTAACCGCTGGTTGTAATATACCGCAGGGATCGGTTACGAGGCCGATTGATCCCGCATCGCTGGTGGAGCAGCCTGACGTTCAGCAG ATTTCTGTAAAACTATCCCCGCTTGGTACAATCGAATTAGATGaacaatttcaaagtatttGGTCTTCGAGGATCCATTGGTTACGTGCGTTGCGTTTGTCCGATGATTGCCATTCGTTTAACCTCCAATTGAAactacaatataataataatgttaagAATAATCCGGAACAATctccaaaattaattttatgtgcTGTACGACCTATTGAAATGGGACAAGAATTACAACTGTGGTTTTCCGAAGATGTTCTGGCTATGGTACAGATGGCCTTCCTAACTCCGGCTAATATACAAG GTCAGAAGAAATACGTATGTAATAGATGTTCAACATTATATGAATCACCTAATCCCCTCAAACTGCATATAACATTAGGTTGCGGAAAATTTTCCATGTCTACACTTTGGCAACGATTATCGTTTGCCGTAAACGAATCTATGAAATCGGTTAGTAGAGAAGAGCCGTtcgattttcaaatttatttgaaacaacaaaCGTTTAAGCAAAAAAATGCGATCGATTTGAGAAAAAACACGGAAAATCGTAATCCAATCGACAGTAAATTGTATAGACCGTACCAAAACGAACCGAGCGCTTTCAAACCTTTTAAAAAGGGGGAAAATCCGGAAAAAGAATATCCaaaggtaaataaaaaaatgaatattttactgTCGCACTGCATACAACTGATTTCTCAGGTTCCAGATCCTTCTCTAACTTCCGCATCCGCAATACTCCCAAATTGCTTCGAATTGGGACAACATGCTGCTTATAATGACGAAGCTCAAATAGAAAGTTTGGTCAGTAGCCTGGGGAAATCTAGACAAGGCCATATTTGTCTTTATTGCGGAAAGTGTTATTCGAGAAAGTACggattgaaaattcatattaggACACATACGGGTTACAAACCGTTGAAATGCAAATTTTGTAATAGACCGTTCGGAGATCCCAGTAATCTTAACAAGCACGTCAGGTTACACGCCGAAGGGAATACGCCTTATAA GTGTGATTTGTGTGGAAAAATTCTAGTACGTAGACGAGATTTGGAAAGACATTTGAAATCTAGGCATATGTTAGAAACTCATCCTGATTTAAACATAATTGTTGATTCGCCTGATGCTAAAAATGAGGCCAGTGGGGAAGATACTAAATCAGAAACCaactaa
- the LOC130901544 gene encoding chorion class A protein L11-like, with the protein MKIFIGLLIIATAISCIQGGAIGWGSGGWGGGYSGGWGGGYSGGWGGGYGGGYGGAVKVVKVVSAPPPPVVKVVKVVNSGWAPPPPAYKVIKVVSHGGGWGGSGWW; encoded by the exons ATGAAg ATATTTATTGGACTACTAATTATTGCTACCGCCATATCTTGCATCCAAG GCGGTGCTATAGGTTGGGGAAGCGGTGGTTGGGGAGGCGGTTACTCAGGAGGCTGGGGAGGTGGTTATTCAGGAGGTTGGGGAGGTGGTTACGGAGGTGGTTACGGAGGAGCAGTGAAAGTAGTAAAGGTAGTAAGCGCTCCACCTCCACCAGTTGTAAAAGTGGTTAAAGTTGTAAATTCTGGATGGGCACCACCACCACCGGCTTACAAAGTAATTAAAGTTGTTTCCCACGGAGGAGGATGGGGTGGCTCAG gatGGTGGTGA
- the LOC130901082 gene encoding uncharacterized protein LOC130901082: MKQQVLFCLLLTIGAGTCNGYEVKGSFSKSYSSSSASASSSAFSSSFSSGDDANLNEITKSLNAGAQASATAFAQADAGGAKAGSGSFATAGSAASAGGFAGGTSGSGSSSKSDLQIGSGVQLGHGSHSVNSGSYSASGAVAGAGSTCTTCSGYAGNSGNSGSSSSKQNNVNSAGSASDSGSTSNVLVNNFEIPNDYSNPKSAPAFDKLIKGFESDNHNAAYSGSIEGSKSCCQGPFPGPKGSISDFKPAPPGGGAPPAWTPEEQQPTNTGTIGISTQLIHSFPGSHGGIHDSKPAFDKPYNGGSIPVSVVVETPHQPQTHVPGSDAISVIGTLPGPTGSIFTSIPSGHQPEPQYVPVPQTPSQPGPSLDLIHSFPGKPGNIHDSKVVPCTGGWCQSNQQGYNVNQNSNTETGSISGNYKPEGYHPKFPDCSTGQCDEYGGKLACHGNDCFGPGKKPSNAHFSAGASANSNANHESGSININFSEPSTDTYQQSPCKSGNCNGKPTDAGGQSPQKPAVDLTPINVPSGSQQNGYPAPGSINFGVDHPIPSSPGSLCSGLECLLPGTKETPSSSSKDCSGAYCINVVPESQIIPSCSSGNCHNQQKNIQKSDSTSTVEQPIEAEPQSSPTHIQKETPAAIDKPHDQGPGASQDFLLPGNKPYHRHSIKPSHPKKEHEKPASEGYYTCTGTSCPLPKHPGQITSQPSQNFEPSKLTPFNIPEEYKGAGGHDRLYPGYTQKETPQLKPFKIPNEYKVKEDQEQKEETPVDIPVLIGGEPQIQGNKPVSHYTGNNGFVAGEVIVQKSEGTVVPVVDVFIPGSIKPGYQCSGSQCGGYKPTTNDGFVQGTNSGVQSSSSGAHNQGNVHGNDCSGGWCKIPIAGGFNGAVSGSQADTVNENLQGNFQGSGCTGGKCGTELNAGSNSGSGSYGGDCTSGNCGLNGGLSGSQSGASSENIQGNFQGSGCTGGKCGTGAGSHSGSGSYGGGCTSGNCGLNGGLSGSQSGASSENIQGYSQGSGCTGGKCGSELNAGSNSGSGSYGGGCTSGNCGLNGGLSGSQSGASSENIQGYSQGSGCTGGKCGSELNAESNSGSGSYGGGCTSGKCGLNGGLSGSQTGASSENIQGNFQGSGCKGGKCGTGAGSHSGSGSYLGSGSYGGAKGGCKGGSCGFSGNNGAYGGAFSSSSSFGGSGSGGYSSHGSGSKAFSSSGSGAFLSNAQGGGFGGLPLLKELINQSIKVGDFHSGAGAFSGSSAYSGGGSVAHSSAYSSAGSFSAK; the protein is encoded by the exons ATGAAacaacaagttttattttgtttattattaacaatcggTGCTGGAACGT GTAACGGCTATGAGGTCAAAGGTTCATTTAGCAAAAGTTACA GCAGTTCTTCGGCATCTGCGTCATCATCTG CCTTCAGCAGCTCCTTCTCATCTGGAGACGATGCCAATCTAAACGAAATAACTAAATCCTTAAACGCGGGAGCTCAAGCTAGTGCTACAGCTTTCGCACAAGCTGATGCTGGCGGTGCTAAAGCCGGTTCTGGATCGTTTGCTACAGCTGGTTCGGCAGCATCGGCAGGAGGATTTGCTGGAGGTACTTCAGGATCTGGTTCTTCCTCTAAATCCGATCTTCAAATTGGATCCGGCGTACAATTAGGACATGGTAGTCATTCTGTAAACTCCGGATCATATTCGGCTTCAGGTGCTGTAGCAGGTGCGGGATCTACGTGTACTACTTGTTCAGGATACGCTGGAAATTCAGGAAATAGCGGATCTAGTTCTAGTAAACAGAATAATGTTAATAGCGCAG gaTCCGCATCGGATTCTGGGTCTACTAGCAACGTTTTAGTGAACAATTTCGAAATACCAAACGATTACTCAAATCCCAAATCAGCACCGGCTTTCGATAAACTTATCAAAGGATTTGAATCAGATAATCACAACGCAGCATATTCTGGTAGTATTGAAGGTTCCAAGTCTTGTTGTCAAGGACCTTTCCCTGGACCAAAAGGTAGTATTAGTGATTTTAAACCGGCACCTCCTGGAGGTGGAGCCCCTCCTGCTTGGACTCCTGAAGAACAGCAACCAACTAATACTGGAACAATTGGAATTTCTACCCAATTGATACACTCGTTCCCGGGCTCTCATGGTGGTATACATGATAGTAAACCGGCCTTTGATAAACCCTATAATGGAGGAAGTATTCCTGTATCAGTAGTAGTAGAAACTCCTCACCAACCTCAAACTCACGTACCTGGTAGTGACGCTATAAGTGTTATTGGAACTCTACCGGGACCTACAGGCAGTATTTTCACTAGTATTCCTTCCGGACACCAACCTGAACCACAATACGTTCCAGTTCCACAAACTCCCTCTCAACCAGGTCCATCTCTAGATCTCATTCATAGTTTCCCTGGAAAACCAGGAAACATACATGACAGTAAAGTTGTACCATGTACTGGAGGATGGTGTCAATCTAACCAACAAGGTTACAATGTTAATCAAAATTCCAACACTGAAACTGGTTCGATCTCAGGGAATTACAAACCTGAAGGTTATCATCCCAAATTTCCTGATTGTTCTACTGGACAATGTGACGAATATGGAGGTAAATTAGCTTGCCATGGTAACGACTGCTTTGGACCAGGGAAAAAACCATCCAACGCTCATTTCTCCGCAGGCGCAAGTGCTAACAGCAATGCAAACCATGAATCTGGTtccattaatataaattttagtgAACCATCAACTGATACATACCAACAAAGTCCATGCAAATCTGGAAACTGTAATGGAAAACCAACGGATGCTGGAGGACAAAGTCCTCAAAAACCTGCTGTAGATTTAACGCCCATAAATGTTCCATCTGGAAGTCAGCAGAATGGTTATCCGGCTCCTGGTAGTATCAATTTTGGTGTCGATCATCCCATACCTTCTTCTCCGGGATCTCTTTGCTCTGGACTTGAATGTCTATTACCTGGTACAAAAGAAACACCAAGTTCTTCTTCTAAAGACTGTTCAGGAGCTTATTGCATCAATGTCGTTCCTGAATCTCAAATAATTCCGAGCTGTTCAAGTGGAAATTGTCACaatcaacagaaaaatattcaaaaaagcgATTCAACTAGTACAGTAGAACAGCCCATTGAAGCAGAACCTCAATCCTCCCCTACACATATCCAAAAAGAAACACCAGCAGCGATCGATAAACCACACGATCAAGGACCAGGTGCCAGTCAAGATTTTCTTCTACCAGGAAACAAACCATATCATCGTCATAGCATTAAACCATCACATCCAAAAAAAGAGCATGAAAAACCAGCTAGTGAAGGATATTATACTTGCACTGGAACTTCTTGTCCATTACCTAAACACCCCGGACAAATAACCTCACAACCATCACAAAATTTCGAACCATCCAAACTTACACCATTCAATATACCAGAAGAATATAAGGGAGCTGGTGGGCACGATAGACTTTATCCAGGTTATACTCAGAAAGAAACACCACAATTAAAACCATTCAAGATACCCAACGAATATAAAGTAAAAGAAGATCAAGAGCAAAAAGAGGAAACTCCAGTGGATATACCAGTTCTAATCGGCGGGGAGCCTCAGATACAAGGAAACAAACCAGTTAGTCATTATACTGGCAATAATG GTTTCGTAGCTGGTGAAGTAATTGTGCAGAAATCTGAAGGTACTGTAGTTCCCGTAGTAGACGTTTTTATACCAGGTTCCATCAAACCAGGATATCAGTGCTCTGGAAGCCAATGTGGTGGATACAAACCAACAACAAATGATGGATTCGTTCAAGGAACAAATTCCGGTGTTCAATCAAGTTCCTCGGGCGCACATAATCAAGGAAATGTTCATGGAAATGATTGCTCTGGGGGTTGGTGTAAAATACCCATCGCTGGTGGTTTCAATGGAGCAGTATCAGGATCGCAAGCAGATACCGTTAATGAAAATCTACAAGGTAATTTCCAAGGAAGTGGATGTACTGGAGGAAAATGTGGAACTGAATTAAACGCTGGAAGTAACTCAGGATCAGGAAGCTATGGAGGAGATTGTACCAGTGGAAACTGTGGCTTGAATGGGGGACTATCGGGATCACAATCAGGTGCCTCTAgcgaaaatatacagggtaatttCCAAGGAAGTGGATGTACAGGAGGAAAATGTGGAACTGGTGCTGGAAGTCATTCAGGATCAGGAAGCTATGGAGGAGGTTGCACAAGCGGAAACTGTGGCCTAAATGGGGGACTATCGGGATCACAATCAGGTGCCTCTAGCGAAAATATACAAGGTTACTCACAAGGAAGTGGATGTACAGGAGGAAAATGTGGAAGTGAATTAAACGCTGGAAGTAACTCAGGATCAGGAAGCTATGGAGGAGGTTGCACAAGCGGAAACTGTGGCTTGAATGGGGGACTATCGGGATCACAATCAGGTGCCTCTAGCGAAAATATACAAGGTTACTCACAAGGAAGTGGATGTACAGGAGGAAAATGTGGAAGTGAATTAAACGCTGAAAGTAACTCAGGATCAGGAAGCTATGGAGGAGGTTGCACAAGCGGAAAATGTGGCCTAAATGGAGGATTGTCAGGATCACAAACAGGTGCCTCTAgcgaaaatatacagggtaatttCCAAGGAAGTGGATGTAAAGGAGGAAAATGTGGAACTGGTGCTGGAAGTCATTCAGGATCAGGAAGTTACTTAGGATCAGGAAGCTATGGAGGAG cTAAAGGTGGTTGTAAAGGCGGATCGTGTGGATTTTCTGGTAACAATGGTGCTTACGGCGGTGCCTTCTCCAGCAGCTCCTCGTTTGGAGGATCCGGTAGTGGTGGTTACAGTAGCCACGGGTCAGGAAGTAAAGCTTTCAGTAGCAGTGGCTCAGGTGCCTTTTTATCAAACGCTCAAGGAGGGGGATTTGGTGGATTACCACTTTTGAAAGAATTGATTAATCAATCTATCAAAGTAGGAGATTTCCATTCAGGAGCAGGAGCTTTCAGTGGATCCAGTGCTTATTCTGGAGGTGGATCTGTAGCTCATTCTTCTG CTTATTCAAGCGCAGGATCGTTTTCAGCAAAATAA